One Carassius carassius chromosome 28, fCarCar2.1, whole genome shotgun sequence genomic window carries:
- the dhrs13b.2 gene encoding tapasin-related protein — protein MIVPRKRKYIMFWIFGGLILALLRLGVSGSQSLNDVPWLPCPFVDENVHINDEGHTETKYINREAVLQFGKVGDKPLHPTITFLVTASKVDMRRYLEGSEDTLNCEIRRYSTGGIVMHWPTAGAQDNDVWFTCTIRHTQGLFVTTTFLRHTTAAPAQGEVDFLEWKIVNDRDLLITSAAMVVLTRTPSVEVGFLKEPNLHCQFAVDHKLPNATVEWRLQKHGERSRVFSYSSRTGKSEGSGVAVKAIAAGNASYKLPPTKKHSEGTYICSVMVPPLYGSHDIPLSLSEQPRVSINVGSTLSMTLGKDQKLICDAEGYYPLDVNIEWYREASGGSPTPSFLKNVLYSSHRLHQDGTYSLSAFFYLQPSLEDSGYKYTCRVSHKSLLIPIRKSFYLIVTEPDSTLWYITVIGFIIAMLVILCYMLPQFLAGRKAAKKRF, from the exons ATGATTGTCCCGAGGAAGAGAAAATAcattatgttttggatttttggCGGTCTTATCCTAGCACTTTTACGCTTAg GTGTAAGTGGCTCACAGTCTCTTAATGATGTTCCGTGGCTTCCTTGTCCGTTTGTGGATGAGAATGTTCATATAAATGATGAAGGCCACACAGAAACCAAGTATATTAACAGAGAGGCTGTGCTTCAATTTGGAAAGGTCGGAGACAAGCCTTTACACCCTACCATTACCTTTCTTGTCACAG CATCTAAAGTGGATATGAGGCGTTATTTGGAGGGAAGTGAGGATACACTAAACTGTGAGATCCGCAGATACAGCACCGGTGGGATTGTAATGCACTGGCCTACTGCAGGAGCGCAAGATAATGACGTCTGGTTCACCTGTACAATACGCCATACACAAGGCTTGTTTGTTACCACCACCTTCCTCAGACACACAACTGCGGCTCCTGCCCAAGGAGAGGTTGACTTTCTAGAGTGGAAAATAGTCAATGATAGGGATCTCCTGATAACATCAG CTGCGATGGTTGTTTTGACCAGGACTCCCTCAGTGGAGGTGGGATTCTTGAAGGAGCCAAACCTGCACTGTCAGTTTGCTGTGGATCATAAACTGCCTAATGCAACGGTAGAGTGGAGACTGCAGAAGCACGGGGAGCGCAGCAGGGTCTTCAGCTACTCCAGCCGTACAGGGAAGAGTGAAGGTAGCGGAGTGGCTGTGAAGGCCATCGCCGCTGGAAACGCCTCCTATAAGCTTCCACCCACCAAAAAACACAGCGAGGGAACATATATCTGCTCTGTGATGGTTCCCCCTCTCTATGGCAGCCATGATATTCCCCTTAGCCTAAGTG AACAACCCCGCGTGTCTATAAACGTGGGCTCCACCTTGTCTATGACACTTGGTAAGGACCAGAAGCTGATATGTGATGCAGAGGGGTACTATCCACTGGATGTAAACATTGAATGGTACCGTGAAGCATCTGGAGGCAGCCCTACGCCTTCATTCCTGAAGAATGTTCTGTACTCCAGTCATCGACTTCATCAAGATGGCACATACTCGCTCTCAGCCTTCTTCTATCTGCAACCTAGCCTGGAGGACTCTGGATATAAGTACACCTGCAGAGTATCCCATAAGTCCTTGCTTATTCCCATCCGCAAGAGCTTTTATCTCATAGTTACAG aACCTGACTCTACCCTGTGGTATATCACAGTCATTGGGTTCATAATTGCCATGCTAGTAATTCTTTGTTATATGCTTCCTCAGTTTCTAGCAG gTAGAAAAGCAGCAAAAAAG CGGTTTTGA
- the gemin4 gene encoding gem-associated protein 4, protein MDQESWLSCEKTAVLQGGFLLANQICQPEPLLSLKKEDWDRIGCPIVNAIKEICEQSLKDTKDRVHWRKRILCTVWSKILEVRNKEDIDIRWKEDPLFAVQSSLPDINHTVLFELVKSMSFSTIYVELLLCFQPAERCEELKLLVDHVTNSSTEADVKLLLEVWWELLKGKRGCLDALDQLFTTQCSRSMMPTTEPSPLASKRFKPDPESTCVVHVLFEGLRKIKEHLTFSELCYFALSNCLDTLYTNYLLGNATDLPIEIKLQNISRTVSLKKRNEVLDGFNLIEILREAQRDLAATLNPAETKPCGMTFIQAMQVTLEIICSWEVMGLLKMPSNDPSVLAIRLKDSLDRVLASLEQPSHAKDLVGNGQTLNNLRVTLKGLTASLSFTVPESSAAEVADMSITILDHSLEGFEGLPGLFASKLSQNFSKTEWIQCLERNGSLFQTKELLMTLISTLTAKCQSDDDVQHCKKLKDIIVNLFSHLSLPDKNATLSEMLSISRKGLHGFLPSSVTVGFSEELNLAFNSIIQSGANSSLDAAVSAVARVAFQNPEATLRRCCHMAVVNLGAHTLIAEILQQLSGLMSSPGVQKDSLLCTCLQDTVFSKLSSLQEENQFLEFLTEMMKCNITGSTGEKLSFLPPEEVLHVFVQPYLLQTSSSSSNLEFCLRLLQCTLSQETRSDSVHWIMSCSPFPLLYCLAQLLNECSRCWDQPVESETRISMESKELLLSVLHTLGIIVGKEVARATDAWSRALFWLYSKVEELDWTVRFHLKDVWGNHFKYEVPNSLLSVCDLPEQEWSGLDLPQYGQGTGLVAWLECFALSDRVHEAMLETLSLNLLKPDEVNMFGKGLLVAACQILPWCTSGEWERLMKVLQELLQSEKLYVPYSLEYIDFLPLLDLRSFAGELRLSVFLLRIFQLLCSPSCSDWLPPQGWVHTGRLYANAMRGIISSVTEKIPTIPSPKTSGACSQEVLFVLTQLFCHVLHVQVMIPGQPEALFLCALEILTNYDAVLSAYPDSCTALQGLNTRHFFTTITDNLNSADMKAVLHQKIAQL, encoded by the exons ATGGATCAAG AGTCATGGCTGAGCTGTGAGAAGACTGCTGTGCTTCAGGGAGGATTCTTACTGGCAAATCAGATATGCCAACCTGAGCCACTGCTGTCTCTGAAAAAAGAGGACTGGGATCGGATTGGATGTCCGATTGTCAACGCAATCAAAGAGATATGCGAACAATCACTCAAAGACACTAAAGACAGAGTCCACTGGAGAAAGAGGATTCTCTGTACTGTGTGGAGCAAAATCTTAGAAGTGAGGAACAAGGAGGACATTGATATCAGATGGAAGGAAGACCCATTGTTTGCTGTACAGAGCAGCCTTCCTGATATTAACCATACTGTACTGTTTGAGCTGGTGAAGTCAATGAGCTTTTCTACTATCTATGTGGAGCTGCTGTTGTGCTTTCAGCCAGCGGAACGGTGTGAAGAGCTAAAGCTGCTGGTTGATCATGTGACAAACAGCAGCACAGAAGCAGATGTGAAGCTGCTGTTGGAGGTGTGGTGGGAACTTCTGAAGGGCAAGAGAGGATGCCTTGATGCCTTAGACCAGCTCTTTACAACTCAGTGTTCACGCTCCATGATGCCCACGACTGAGCCATCACCCCTGGCATCAAAAAGATTCAAACCTGATCCAGAATCTACATGTGTGGTGCATGTACTGTTTGAGGGGCTGAGGAAAATAAAAGAGCATTTGACCTTCTCTGAGTTGTGTTATTTTGCCCTCTCTAATTGCCTGGACACATTGTATACCAACTACCTTTTAGGTAATGCTACTGATCTGCCCATAGAAATTAAACTCCAAAACATCTCTCGCACAGTGAGCCTTAAAAAGAGAAATGAAGTGCTGGATGGTTTTAACCTGATTGAGATCTTACGTGAGGCTCAGAGAGATCTTGCTGCCACTCTCAATCCTGCTGAGACCAAGCCATGTGGAATGACATTCATCCAGGCCATGCAGGTCACACTTGAAATTATATGCTCCTGGGAGGTTATGGGGCTTCTGAAGATGCCCAGCAATGACCCAAGTGTCTTGGCGATACGTCTGAAAGATAGTCTGGATAGAGTTCTGGCGTCTTTGGAGCAACCATCACATGCAAAAGACCTGGTTGGAAATGGACAGACTTTGAATAATTTAAGAGTAACTCTGAAAGGCTTAACGGCATCTTTATCATTCACTGTTCCTGAAAGTTCTGCAGCAGAAGTAGCAGATATGTCCATCACCATCTTAGACCATAGTCTTGAGGGGTTTGAAGGTCTTCCTGGACTGTTTGCATCCAAACTTAGTCAGAATTTCAGTAAGACAGAGTGGATTCAGTGTTTGGAGAGAAATGGGAGTTTGTTTCAAACCAAAGAGCTTTTGATGACGTTGATCTCCACACTTACAGCTAAATGTCAAAGTGACGATGATGTTCAACACTGCAAAAAGCTCAAGGATATTATTGTAAACCTATTTTCCCACTTGTCGTTACCTGACAAAAATGCTACGCTATCAGAAATGCTCTCCATCTCCAGAAAAGGTCTTCACGGATTTCTTCCCAGTTCTGTAACTGTAGGTTTCTCAGAGGAGCTCAATCTGGCCTTCAACAGCATCATTCAAAGTGGTGCAAACAGCAGCCTTGATGCAGCAGTCTCTGCTGTGGCCCGAGTGGCTTTCCAGAATCCTGAAGCCACTTTGCGGCGATGCTGCCACATGGCTGTTGTCAACCTTGGAGCTCACACTCTGATAGCCGAAATTCTCCAGCAGCTCTCAGGTCTCATGTCTTCACCGGGAGTTCAGAAAGACAGTCTGCTGTGTACGTGCCTGCAGGACACTGTATTTAGCAAGCTATCCTCACTTCAAGAGGAGAACCAGTTTCTGGAATTCTTGACTGAGATGATGAAGTGCAACATAACTGGAAGCACAGGAGAAAAGCTGAGTTTCCTTCCTCCAGAAGAAGTCTTGCATGTGTTTGTCCAGCCGTACCTTCTCCAAACATCTTCCAGCTCAAGCAACTTAGAGTTCTGTCTCAGACTTCTTCAGTGCACCCTGAGCCAGGAGACCAGGAGTGACTCAGTGCATTGGATCATGAGCTGCTCTCCATTCCCTCTTTTATATTGTCTGGCTCAGCTCTTGAATGAGTGCAGTAGATGCTGGGACCAGCCGGTAGAGAGTGAGACGCGGATCTCCATGGAGTCCAAAGAGCTGCTGTTGTCTGTACTGCACACATTGGGGATAATTGTTGGCAAGGAAGTGGCCCGTGCAACTGATGCTTGGTCCAGAGCTCTCTTTTGGCTCTACAGCAAAGTGGAGGAACTTGATTGGACTGTGCGTTTTCACCTGAAGGATGTGTGGGGAAATCATTTCAAGTATGAAGTTCCAAACTCTCTGTTGTCAGTTTGTGATCTTCCTGAGCAGGAGTGGTCCGGACTGGACTTGCCTCAGTATGGACAAGGAACTGGACTTGTAGCATGGTTGGAATGCTTTGCTCTGTCAGACCGTGTTCATGAGGCAATGCTCGAAACTCTCTCCCTAAACTTGCTGAAACCAGATGAAGTCAACATGTTCGGCAAGGGCCTGTTAGTTGCAGCATGTCAGATTCTCCCTTGGTGCACATCTGGGGAATGGGAAAGACTTATGAAAGTGTTACAAGAACTTTTACAGTCAGAGAAGCTATATGTGCCATACTCTTTAGAATACATTGATTTCCTTCCATTACTCGATCTACGTTCGTTTGCTGGCGAGTTGCGCCTATCAGTGTTTCTTCTGCGAATCTTCCAGCTGCTCTGCAGTCCGAGCTGTTCTGATTGGCTTCCACCTCAAGGCTGGGTGCATACAGGACGGCTTTATGCCAACGCGATGAGGGGCATTATCAGCTCAGTCACTGAGAAGATTCCCACTATCCCATCCCCTAAAACCTCTGGAGCTTGCAGTCAGGAAGTTCTGTTTGTTTTGACCCAGCTCTTCTGCCATGTGCTCCATGTGCAGGTGATGATACCTGGCCAGCCAGAGGCACTGTTCCTGTGTGCCCTGGAGATTTTGACCAACTATGATGCCGTGCTCTCAGCATATCCCGACAGCTGCACTGCCCTGCAGGGACTCAACACACGTCACTTCTTCACTACAATCACAGACAATTTAAATAGTGCAGACATGAAAGCTGTTCTACACCAGAAGATAGCTCAGTTATGA
- the LOC132107981 gene encoding PHD finger protein 12-like isoform X2, with the protein MWDKMETPKILYDLDTSGGLMEQIQQLLAPPRSEDGEKRRKPERETRRGGRATNHDTCDSCREGGDLLCCDHCPAAFHLQCCNPPLSREMLPPGDWMCHRCSVRKKKREQKAEQVNGVLERQLSKRSSSPAAELELRLDGLPSAASGGLRLAVAQVRLLERRTSSRPGTPTSNASTDTPTPSEHNDVDEDLMDVEEEVQGSESESATPQLKKPFQLLITAAMERNPTQFQLPSELTCTTSLPGSSKRRRKEEAIGKNVKRPQHELDPSGLVPLPVKVCFTCGKSCRVAPLIQCDYCALLFHMDCLDPPLTAMPTGRWMCPNHAEHMVLNQNSVTLSTRCQLFDQFQDRLSQHAVKVDFLRWVHRQHHPNRRGVRHIKKKTLKVPNAIKSHYQNPPLLVDQVGLRNGQLVTNGFAEQECSSQHLTSEGEQEEWLHHVIALQCSIMKHLSAKQTSSSLRDSEQTDMSDVKIQESTEMQDLSSQNSDCLQPRGTQVGHQGAPVLPCVAAEQSESSRERSCQGDADSTAEKGTGVNGPVVCVRPSSPSRLQTPALSEPALLNHVDVKIESSSPLSSCMQRDNPSSTSLASDSPVHHHSSAVGNSSSVLNSSLSSQTKENKVSAEVMPAGKGSVLPSSIGSLYSYIKNVVQGDTEVDMNELDEEFIRLLAWQRIQQLLSPKSLQPSNKCGIPPAITASVSKPSPLTDAQKRDVQARAVLCPLTGKGAAINMCYRTLYIGTGAEMDVCLTNYGHCNYVSGKHACIFYDENTKHYELLNYSEHGTTVDNVLYSCDFSDKPNISSPSGLASKVQNSIRGNRSRIPFGEMCAETVLMPAGGVMSSQAQGGPKSPCNCKASSSSLIGGSGAGWEGTALLHHSSCIKVGCMQFLFSITEFASNQPKKEQMSTSISQEETEAVDIQTPKLHQMPVLQSKSLS; encoded by the exons ATGTGGGACAAAATGGAGACCCCGAAGATTCTGTACGATTTGGACACGTCTGGGGGCCTAATGGAG CAAATTCAACAGCTGCTCGCACCTCCACGCTCTGAGGATGGAGAGAAGAGACGCAAACCAGAGAGGGAGACCAGAAGAGGGGGCCGAGCCACGAACCATGACACCTGCGATAGCTGCCGCGAGGGAGGAGACCTGCTCTGCTGTGATCACTGTCCCGCTGCTTTTCACCTGCAGTGCTG TAATCCACCTTTGAGCAGAGAGATGCTGCCCCCTGGTGACTGGATGTGTCATCGCTGCAGTGTGCGCAAAAAG aagcgtGAGCAGAAGGCAGAGCAGGTGAATGGGGTGTTGGAGCGGCAGCTGTCCAAGCGGTCCTCCTCCCCTGCAGCGGAGCTGGAGCTGCGTCTGGATGGGCTGCCCTCTGCCGCATCAGGAGGCCTGAGACTCGCCGTCGCACAGGTCCGTCTTCTCGAGCGACGCACGAGCAGCCGTCCAGGTACGCCCACTTCAAACGCGTCCACCGACACGCCTACACCGTCAGAACATAATGACGTGGATGAGGACCTGATGGACGTCGAAGAGGAAGTGCAGGGCTCTGAGTCTGAGAGCGCCACACCTCAACTGAAGAAACCTTTTCAGCTGCTGATTACTGCAGCCATGGAGAGAAACCCCACGCAGTTTCAACTGCCCAGTGAGCTTACGTGCACCACTTCACTGCCAG gcaGCAGTAAGCgcagaaggaaagaggaggcaATAGGCAAGAATGTAAAGAGGCCACAACATGAGCTGGATCCCAGCGGGCTGGTCCCTCTGCCAGTGAAAGTGTGTTTTACCTGTGGCAA GAGCTGCAGGGTGGCTCCTCTGATCCAGTGTGATTATTGTGCGCTCCTGTTCCACATGGACTGCCTGGATCCCCCTCTCACTGCCATGCCCACTGGGAGATGGATGTGTCCCAACCACGCAGAGCACATGGTG CTAAACCAAAATAGCGTGACCCTCAGCACACGTTGCCAGCTGTTCGATCAGTTCCAGGACCGATTGTCCCAACATGCAGTCAAAGTGGACTTCCTGCGCTGGGTTCACCGCCAACATCATCCCAACCGCAGAGGTGTTCGACACATCAAGAAAAAGACATTGAAG GTCCCCAATGCCATCAAAAGTCACTACCAGAATCCCCCTTTGCTGGTGGATCAAGTGGGTCTTCGCAATGGACAGCTAGTCACAAACGGTTTTGCGGAACAAGAATGTTCTTCTCAACATTTAACCAGTGAAGGGGAGCAAGAGGAG tggCTTCATCATGTCATTGCACTTCAGTGCAGTATTATGAAACATTTATCTGCTAAGCAGACGTCATCCTCCCTCCGGGACTCGGAGCAGACTGACATGTCAGATGTGAAGATTCAGGAGTCTACAGAGATGCAGGACCTCAGCTCTCAGAATTCTGATTGCCTCCAGCCTAGAGGTACACAAGTTGGCCACCAGGGGGCCCCTGTGCTGCCCTGTGTTGCAGCTGAACagtctgaaagcagcagagaaaGATCTTGTCAGGGTGACGCTGACAGTACAGCGGAGAAGGGCACAGGAGTGAATGGGCCAGTAGTATGTGTCAGGCCCAGCAGCCCCTCTAGACTACAAACTCCAGCACTCTCAGAGCCAGCCCTGCTCAATCATGTAGACGTAAAGATTGAGAGCAGCAGTCCCCTCAGCTCCTGTATGCAGAGAGATAATCCTTCATCTACCAGCCTTGCTTCGGACTCGCCTGTCCATCATCACAGCTCGGCTGTAGGGAACTCCTCTTCAGTTCTGAACAGCAGCTTGTCATCTCAAACTAAAG AGAACAAAGTAAGCGCAGAAGTAATGCCTGCTGGGAAAGGCTCGGTGCTCCCGTCCTCTATAGGCAGCTTATACAGCTACATCAAGAATGTGGTTCAAGGCGATACAG AAGTGGACATGAATGAGCTTGATGAGGAGTTTATCAGACTCCTGGCTTGGCAGAGGATCCAACAGCTGTTGTCTCCCAAATCACTTCAACCCTCAAACAAATGTGGAATTCCTCCAGCCATCACTGCCTCTGTCTCAAAACCTTCCCCTCTCACAGACG cacaaaaaaggGACGTACAAGCTCGAGCAGTACTGTGTCCTTTAACAGGAAAAGGGGCAGCTATCAACATGTGCTATAGGACTCTGTACATAGGAACAG gTGCTGAAATGGATGTGTGCCTTACAAACTACGGTCATTGCAATTACGTTTCTGGGAAACATGCCTGCATCTTTTATGATGAA AACACGAAGCATTATGAGCTTCTGAACTACAGTGAGCATGGGACGACTGTAGATAACGTGCTTTACTCATGTGACTTCTCCGACAAACCAAACATCTCTTCACCCAGCGGGCTTGCATCCAAAGTACAAAACAGCATCA GAGGTAACAGGTCAAGGATACCGTTTGGCGAGATGTGTGCGGAGACGGTGCTGATGCCCGCAGGTGGTGTGATGAGCAGCCAGGCACAAGGAGGACCCAAATCACCCTGCAACTGTAAAGCCAGCAGCTCCAGCCTTATTGGGGGCAGCGGAGCCGGCTGGGAGGGCACTGCATTGCTCCACCACAGCAGCTGCATCAAAGTGGGCTGCATGCAGTTCCTGTTCAGCATCACAGAGTTTGCTAGCAACCAACCCAAAAAAGAGCAGATGTCCACAAGCATTAGCCAAGAAGAGACTGAAGCGGTTGACATACAGACTCCCAAACTCCACCAAATGCCAGTGCTACAGTCCAAGTCTTTATCATAA
- the LOC132107981 gene encoding PHD finger protein 12-like isoform X1, whose translation MWDKMETPKILYDLDTSGGLMEQIQQLLAPPRSEDGEKRRKPERETRRGGRATNHDTCDSCREGGDLLCCDHCPAAFHLQCCNPPLSREMLPPGDWMCHRCSVRKKKREQKAEQVNGVLERQLSKRSSSPAAELELRLDGLPSAASGGLRLAVAQVRLLERRTSSRPGTPTSNASTDTPTPSEHNDVDEDLMDVEEEVQGSESESATPQLKKPFQLLITAAMERNPTQFQLPSELTCTTSLPGSSKRRRKEEAIGKNVKRPQHELDPSGLVPLPVKVCFTCGKSCRVAPLIQCDYCALLFHMDCLDPPLTAMPTGRWMCPNHAEHMVLNQNSVTLSTRCQLFDQFQDRLSQHAVKVDFLRWVHRQHHPNRRGVRHIKKKTLKVPNAIKSHYQNPPLLVDQVGLRNGQLVTNGFAEQECSSQHLTSEGEQEEWLHHVIALQCSIMKHLSAKQTSSSLRDSEQTDMSDVKIQESTEMQDLSSQNSDCLQPRGTQVGHQGAPVLPCVAAEQSESSRERSCQGDADSTAEKGTGVNGPVVCVRPSSPSRLQTPALSEPALLNHVDVKIESSSPLSSCMQRDNPSSTSLASDSPVHHHSSAVGNSSSVLNSSLSSQTKENKVSAEVMPAGKGSVLPSSIGSLYSYIKNVVQGDTEVDMNELDEEFIRLLAWQRIQQLLSPKSLQPSNKCGIPPAITASVSKPSPLTDGNKTHPSHHIEAVLLPLQSQYSKPLLFAAQKRDVQARAVLCPLTGKGAAINMCYRTLYIGTGAEMDVCLTNYGHCNYVSGKHACIFYDENTKHYELLNYSEHGTTVDNVLYSCDFSDKPNISSPSGLASKVQNSIRGNRSRIPFGEMCAETVLMPAGGVMSSQAQGGPKSPCNCKASSSSLIGGSGAGWEGTALLHHSSCIKVGCMQFLFSITEFASNQPKKEQMSTSISQEETEAVDIQTPKLHQMPVLQSKSLS comes from the exons ATGTGGGACAAAATGGAGACCCCGAAGATTCTGTACGATTTGGACACGTCTGGGGGCCTAATGGAG CAAATTCAACAGCTGCTCGCACCTCCACGCTCTGAGGATGGAGAGAAGAGACGCAAACCAGAGAGGGAGACCAGAAGAGGGGGCCGAGCCACGAACCATGACACCTGCGATAGCTGCCGCGAGGGAGGAGACCTGCTCTGCTGTGATCACTGTCCCGCTGCTTTTCACCTGCAGTGCTG TAATCCACCTTTGAGCAGAGAGATGCTGCCCCCTGGTGACTGGATGTGTCATCGCTGCAGTGTGCGCAAAAAG aagcgtGAGCAGAAGGCAGAGCAGGTGAATGGGGTGTTGGAGCGGCAGCTGTCCAAGCGGTCCTCCTCCCCTGCAGCGGAGCTGGAGCTGCGTCTGGATGGGCTGCCCTCTGCCGCATCAGGAGGCCTGAGACTCGCCGTCGCACAGGTCCGTCTTCTCGAGCGACGCACGAGCAGCCGTCCAGGTACGCCCACTTCAAACGCGTCCACCGACACGCCTACACCGTCAGAACATAATGACGTGGATGAGGACCTGATGGACGTCGAAGAGGAAGTGCAGGGCTCTGAGTCTGAGAGCGCCACACCTCAACTGAAGAAACCTTTTCAGCTGCTGATTACTGCAGCCATGGAGAGAAACCCCACGCAGTTTCAACTGCCCAGTGAGCTTACGTGCACCACTTCACTGCCAG gcaGCAGTAAGCgcagaaggaaagaggaggcaATAGGCAAGAATGTAAAGAGGCCACAACATGAGCTGGATCCCAGCGGGCTGGTCCCTCTGCCAGTGAAAGTGTGTTTTACCTGTGGCAA GAGCTGCAGGGTGGCTCCTCTGATCCAGTGTGATTATTGTGCGCTCCTGTTCCACATGGACTGCCTGGATCCCCCTCTCACTGCCATGCCCACTGGGAGATGGATGTGTCCCAACCACGCAGAGCACATGGTG CTAAACCAAAATAGCGTGACCCTCAGCACACGTTGCCAGCTGTTCGATCAGTTCCAGGACCGATTGTCCCAACATGCAGTCAAAGTGGACTTCCTGCGCTGGGTTCACCGCCAACATCATCCCAACCGCAGAGGTGTTCGACACATCAAGAAAAAGACATTGAAG GTCCCCAATGCCATCAAAAGTCACTACCAGAATCCCCCTTTGCTGGTGGATCAAGTGGGTCTTCGCAATGGACAGCTAGTCACAAACGGTTTTGCGGAACAAGAATGTTCTTCTCAACATTTAACCAGTGAAGGGGAGCAAGAGGAG tggCTTCATCATGTCATTGCACTTCAGTGCAGTATTATGAAACATTTATCTGCTAAGCAGACGTCATCCTCCCTCCGGGACTCGGAGCAGACTGACATGTCAGATGTGAAGATTCAGGAGTCTACAGAGATGCAGGACCTCAGCTCTCAGAATTCTGATTGCCTCCAGCCTAGAGGTACACAAGTTGGCCACCAGGGGGCCCCTGTGCTGCCCTGTGTTGCAGCTGAACagtctgaaagcagcagagaaaGATCTTGTCAGGGTGACGCTGACAGTACAGCGGAGAAGGGCACAGGAGTGAATGGGCCAGTAGTATGTGTCAGGCCCAGCAGCCCCTCTAGACTACAAACTCCAGCACTCTCAGAGCCAGCCCTGCTCAATCATGTAGACGTAAAGATTGAGAGCAGCAGTCCCCTCAGCTCCTGTATGCAGAGAGATAATCCTTCATCTACCAGCCTTGCTTCGGACTCGCCTGTCCATCATCACAGCTCGGCTGTAGGGAACTCCTCTTCAGTTCTGAACAGCAGCTTGTCATCTCAAACTAAAG AGAACAAAGTAAGCGCAGAAGTAATGCCTGCTGGGAAAGGCTCGGTGCTCCCGTCCTCTATAGGCAGCTTATACAGCTACATCAAGAATGTGGTTCAAGGCGATACAG AAGTGGACATGAATGAGCTTGATGAGGAGTTTATCAGACTCCTGGCTTGGCAGAGGATCCAACAGCTGTTGTCTCCCAAATCACTTCAACCCTCAAACAAATGTGGAATTCCTCCAGCCATCACTGCCTCTGTCTCAAAACCTTCCCCTCTCACAGACGGTAACAAAACTCACCCATCACATCACATTGAGGCTGTGCTGTTGCCCCTCCAGTCACAATATAGCAAGCCTTTGctttttgcagcacaaaaaaggGACGTACAAGCTCGAGCAGTACTGTGTCCTTTAACAGGAAAAGGGGCAGCTATCAACATGTGCTATAGGACTCTGTACATAGGAACAG gTGCTGAAATGGATGTGTGCCTTACAAACTACGGTCATTGCAATTACGTTTCTGGGAAACATGCCTGCATCTTTTATGATGAA AACACGAAGCATTATGAGCTTCTGAACTACAGTGAGCATGGGACGACTGTAGATAACGTGCTTTACTCATGTGACTTCTCCGACAAACCAAACATCTCTTCACCCAGCGGGCTTGCATCCAAAGTACAAAACAGCATCA GAGGTAACAGGTCAAGGATACCGTTTGGCGAGATGTGTGCGGAGACGGTGCTGATGCCCGCAGGTGGTGTGATGAGCAGCCAGGCACAAGGAGGACCCAAATCACCCTGCAACTGTAAAGCCAGCAGCTCCAGCCTTATTGGGGGCAGCGGAGCCGGCTGGGAGGGCACTGCATTGCTCCACCACAGCAGCTGCATCAAAGTGGGCTGCATGCAGTTCCTGTTCAGCATCACAGAGTTTGCTAGCAACCAACCCAAAAAAGAGCAGATGTCCACAAGCATTAGCCAAGAAGAGACTGAAGCGGTTGACATACAGACTCCCAAACTCCACCAAATGCCAGTGCTACAGTCCAAGTCTTTATCATAA